CCGGCGTCGTTGTCTGGTGAATGCTTTCCCACAGCCAAATAGGGGGAAAGCTCTCAGCTGATGGCTGGCTTTCCTCAATGGCCCGGCCATACGCCCATGTCGCGCACTGTAGCCGGCTCTCTCTCGCGCTCTCAGCTGCGCTCTCGCGGGGCCGAAAGATGCGCTGAAAATAGGGGGAAAATGCAGGCGGCTTCCTTGGAGGCACGTTAAGTATACGCAGCGTGGCCGCTCATTGCATTATCAGCTGCCAGGAACGCagggcaatggcaatggcctCACGTGGATCCTGCAGCTCATAGAAACCCGTATTTACCTGCTACACAGTAGCAACTATTTTGTATTTCACCTGTTGTCCGCTTTGGCTTCCCATTATTCCCCAACCCGCCTTCGAAAAACGCAGTTTTCTTGGTATTTGAAAGTTTTCGCACATTTATTTCGAGTTTGTTGGCTTTTAACACTTTAAACGCCATAACGAAAAACATAAGTGTACACATTATACTTGAGGCAAACAATGGCCGAGTTAAACTAATTTAAGTCCAAGCTGCTTAAgtgaaacacacacacacacacaatgcACACACAAATTGCTGTCAAAGTGCATTTTAAATATGctaattaaatagtttttccCCGTTTTCCCCGCTGTTTTCCCTGCTACTTGCCTTGGTTTCTTGCTTTTTTCTGCAATTTCGTGCCGAGCACTGTAACAAACAGCCCATGTCCATTGTTCGTCCACGTAGTGAAGGAAATGTACAAGTTTGTCGCAACAATGGCTTAAATTTGTGTTCTAGTAATTAAAATGCAGCGACCATTGTTCTCCGGCCCCATTGTGGCCAGTTATCCAGGCCCGATATACATATCCCTGcacatatataaaatgatacggcTAAGTAGGTATCAAGAGTATAAATTCGTTATATATTCGGCCCGGTGGCAGGCCAAGCATCGCCCCTTCGTGTTACTCTTACAGGTACAAGTACTCGTTGACTTTATCAAAGTCGTTTGCTTAGTTTCGAATTAAGAGTAGACATTGTATACAATCTAGAATACCTAtaagatacacagatacacgcCAGCGGCTTAGACACTGAGACATAAACGCAATTAGTTTAATTCGTCGACAACAGGCTGCCAACGCAATACAATTGAAATACAATAAGCCGGCAATCCTTTGTGATTGTTCCATCCCCAATACTAAACAATGCAATACGAACAATCTGCAGGTCCGCCTGCTCGGCATTCAATACCCAAGGCTTGACCTTAGTGCTGAGTGACTTTCCCTGAAATTATGTATAATTTCCCTATCGCATTACCGTTTCTGCCCCTCCACCCCATCTTTGTACTAATTTCGACATTCCTTTGGGCTCGACATAATGGCTCCCCCACTATTTATCGGCTCTCCTGCACATCCAGCGAATTTGGTGTGCCCCCGCTGTCTAAACATCACATAAGCTCATTAAATATGGTTACTATCACTACTGCCGTCGCTGCCCGTACCCCGTCCCACGGCCCGGCGCATTTCCCTGCTTCATttctatttattattttcatttcaattgtAGGTCCATCGATGACATGGCATTCAGCCCACTCAACAATGCCATTGGGCAGCTGGTGTTGGGGAGAGCAATTACTGGGACTAGGTCCTGCTGCTCGGTCTGCTATTTGCACACACAAGTTTGATTAGGCCCACAATGAAACTTGACTCGATCCATACTATTTATGATTAGACATATCAATCAGACTTAATAATATTGCGGATTTTGCAATGCTAGGCTCCCTTTGAAATACGaaacagtttaaaataaacaatgggAAATTGTAAACTAGGCATAGCAATTAAGACCCTTGGCTATTTGGGATTCTAATATAAACAATTGAGACGTTTTGGTGAATAACTTAATATAGAACTTTCCCATCCGGTTCTGCAGAGGGCGCCCTTCAGAACTTACTCTGCTCCATGACGCTGCTCACCGAGTTGTTGATCTCGGCCACCACGACGATCTCCTCGTTCTCCTCCGTCTCCTCGGGCACCATCATCAGGTTGTTGTTCATCAGGTAGGTCTCCATCCGGTGATCCCCCGGCCCGCCGCCCTCAccggtgttgctgctgcgcaaTCGGTGGGTGAACGAGGATCGGGACCGTGTCATGTACGAGGACCTGGTGGTGGAGACCCTCCGCAGCACTCCGCGTCCGTAGAACAGCATCCGGACCTCGACGCGAAACCGCGGATGGGTGGCCGCATACAGGTAGGGATCCACGCAGGCAGCGGTTTTGCAGAAGAGGGCGGGTATCATGGAGCCCAGCGGGGTGATGTGCCGCTCCAGGCCAAAGACGCCCATCATGGCCACAATGGCGTAGGGCGACCAGGCCAGAAACCACAGTCCTATGATGGCCGCCACAATGAAGGCCAACTTCTGTTCCGTTTTAGCCTTGTCCTTGTTCGACTGGATGCGACTCGCCGTGAAGACCACCTTGAGGATGTAGAAGTAGGAGTACACAATGGCGGTCAGCGGGATGCAGTAGGCCGCCACGAAGAACAAGGCCATAAAGATGCGGGCGGGCGTCTCCTTGTTGAGATAGTCAAAGCTGCAGGTGGTCAGGAAGCCCTCGGGCACGTAGACCGACAGCCCAATGTCCAGGGCGGGCATCACCGCGAACAGGAAGCTGTAGCACCAGATCAGCAGGATAATCAGGTAGGAGCGCAGGCGGGAGCAGCGTCTCAGGGGCTGCAGTGGGTGGACCACCACGTTGTACCGGTCCAGGGCGATG
This window of the Drosophila biarmipes strain raj3 chromosome 3L, RU_DBia_V1.1, whole genome shotgun sequence genome carries:
- the LOC108035490 gene encoding opsin, ultraviolet-sensitive produces the protein MRQSRRWQVNKRHSRVHLCGHVPHPDCWLSELVNIWGLRQASQVMEAIIMTTLPALTTDAGDSSSFWLTGALSLSELLANSSHGPTGSTSSSAGNPSAGSAAVNVAKDHEKHVNDSVSTGLSNYTSYPSYIHYRDKYDLSYIAKVNPFWLQFEPPKSSTFLIMAALYCLISVVGCVGNAFVIFMFANRKSLRTPANILVMNLAICDFLMLIKCPIAIYNNIKEGPALGDIACRLYGFVGGLSGTCAIGTLTAIALDRYNVVVHPLQPLRRCSRLRSYLIILLIWCYSFLFAVMPALDIGLSVYVPEGFLTTCSFDYLNKETPARIFMALFFVAAYCIPLTAIVYSYFYILKVVFTASRIQSNKDKAKTEQKLAFIVAAIIGLWFLAWSPYAIVAMMGVFGLERHITPLGSMIPALFCKTAACVDPYLYAATHPRFRVEVRMLFYGRGVLRRVSTTRSSYMTRSRSSFTHRLRSSNTGEGGGPGDHRMETYLMNNNLMMVPEETEENEEIVVVAEINNSVSSVMEQSKF